A single window of Cytobacillus dafuensis DNA harbors:
- a CDS encoding response regulator transcription factor yields the protein MKTHILVIEDEQQIARVLKMELEYEGYQVSVEHDGREGLYKAIQNEMDLILLDVMLPGLSGIEVLRRFRKENRVTPVILLTARNTTFDKVAGLDHGANDYVTKPFEIEELLARIRVCLRNHPKKGIKVEENVLTVEDLIINTATREVNRNGKSVALTPKEYDLLVYLVINKNKVVTRENIITNVWGYEYEGETNVIDVFIRHLRKKIDEGFPLQLITTIRGIGFTIREKTDEDHNKN from the coding sequence GTGAAGACACATATTCTTGTTATTGAGGATGAACAACAGATTGCTCGTGTCTTAAAAATGGAATTAGAATATGAGGGATATCAAGTATCAGTGGAGCATGACGGTAGAGAAGGATTATATAAAGCCATACAAAATGAAATGGACTTAATTTTATTGGATGTCATGTTGCCAGGATTAAGCGGAATTGAAGTGTTAAGAAGATTTAGAAAGGAAAATAGGGTTACTCCTGTGATTCTATTAACGGCTCGAAATACAACATTTGATAAAGTCGCTGGATTGGATCATGGAGCGAATGACTATGTAACAAAGCCTTTTGAAATTGAAGAATTATTAGCTCGAATTCGTGTGTGCCTTCGGAATCATCCTAAAAAGGGAATCAAAGTTGAAGAAAACGTATTAACCGTTGAGGATTTAATTATTAATACTGCCACAAGAGAAGTAAACAGAAATGGAAAATCAGTTGCCTTAACTCCTAAGGAATATGATTTACTTGTTTATTTAGTTATAAATAAAAATAAAGTGGTTACGAGAGAAAACATTATTACTAATGTTTGGGGATACGAGTATGAGGGTGAGACTAATGTAATTGATGTTTTTATTAGACATCTAAGAAAAAAAATTGATGAAGGTTTTCCTCTGCAATTGATTACCACCATTAGAGGGATTGGTTTTACCATAAGGGAGAAAACAGATGAAGATCACAACAAAAATTAA
- the pssA gene encoding CDP-diacylglycerol--serine O-phosphatidyltransferase, with translation MFNRIVKVVPNLFTIGNLLCGVISITFNMSGVLEVASIFIFLSAVLDLLDGRIARKLKVNSEFGVELDSLADIVSFGVAPALLFHSIASPSILTSLAFILFPTMGALRLAKFSVKPTIGYFKGLPIPAAGLSLAGMGFFSYSNAWITLILALLMVSPIRVKKL, from the coding sequence TTGTTTAATCGGATAGTAAAAGTTGTTCCTAATTTATTTACGATTGGAAATTTATTATGCGGTGTAATTTCAATTACCTTTAATATGAGTGGAGTTTTGGAAGTAGCCTCCATTTTTATTTTCTTATCAGCTGTTCTAGATCTTCTTGATGGAAGGATTGCGAGAAAATTAAAAGTGAACAGTGAATTTGGCGTAGAATTAGATTCCTTAGCTGATATTGTTAGTTTCGGAGTTGCTCCAGCACTTCTTTTTCATTCGATAGCATCCCCATCAATTTTAACTTCTTTAGCATTTATCCTTTTTCCAACGATGGGGGCATTAAGATTAGCGAAGTTTAGTGTTAAACCAACTATTGGGTATTTTAAAGGATTACCAATTCCAGCTGCTGGATTGTCATTAGCGGGTATGGGGTTTTTTTCATATAGTAATGCATGGATTACCTTAATTCTCGCACTCTTAATGGTAAGTCCAATTAGGGTTAAAAAACTATAA
- a CDS encoding efflux RND transporter permease subunit produces the protein MRRLVEATMQRAILMIVCVVIILAWGGISAYQMQRDYLPGINNTTLSVSMRVPGYQAAQVKQQVTDSLASAVKSVDGLSNVETTSYDGGLFMSLYFPMDTDMKQAEDQVNKALANADLPPTITSTPSVTRLTTSSFPILTYSVTSSKLDETTLRSTATQEIVKQLKSVPGVSDVSVIGGAKDGYVLTIRMKDLVKNGLTLDDVNKQFSMSIPSMPQGNIVNNQLSIPVSFDGLPLTEQQMENATIKNKDGKAIPVSAFGTITHSLNDVKTVSRTNGAPSVTLNVIKSPSANITDVADQVKERVSHLHLETVNPKDVSFQVLLDREKELNSSLLGLVREGLLGCLFSMICVFFFFRNVRSTLLIAISLPISLLATTAILKSMGITLNILTVSGLIVAMGRIVDDSIVILDNMYRKREESKDKSLLSILASSVIEMIPAILGSTLTTIAVYIPIAFVGGVISATYSGFAWSVVIALIISFFVAMLVIPALAFMGWKGGISTKHTVKLDSTMKPVLQSAFKHKKAMIIVSILVFLGAGIYSAFLPVSLLPSGKIGQIAIKAELPKGSTLVQVDSEVQKIEKALKENPKVDAYSANFGSTMTPQSDDVFDQGGGFITYPNVANLSVVLKNDKDADSVINQLQKQLPTLSKNVIYTVTSQNISGDDSQMRILFTGSDQATLDQVAQQARTNLSKIANLSVDGKVDLTNGSPKYKVSFDQKAIQEKGVQVADIQSVINRYMSQSKDATITVDHKALPVDQFLDQIATGTNSTITLNATADDVFSSLAAETFSGNNGEIVRFDQIAKIAKDQSPSTISERDGQPYSLVTAQITSNDISKVSNQVNQALSNTKLPKGVTYSLGGISEQVKQMIFEMSIAVAFSILLVLLITSSIFKGWRAPLSVLLSIPLALSGVVIALILFHGEWNLAALIGVLMLTGIVVTNGIVLIDKIERNRKEGMPIKEAVLSGSLSRIRPILMTAAATILTLLPLAFSHNADTVISQTLGIVVIGGMITSTINSLIIIPIIYEWLHKNQLSKQNIEVSANGNC, from the coding sequence ATGAGAAGATTAGTAGAGGCAACCATGCAAAGAGCCATTCTTATGATAGTATGTGTTGTTATTATTTTGGCTTGGGGGGGTATTTCTGCTTACCAGATGCAACGAGATTATTTGCCTGGAATAAACAATACCACCCTTTCAGTTAGTATGAGAGTACCTGGGTATCAAGCAGCGCAAGTGAAACAACAGGTTACTGATAGTCTGGCAAGTGCCGTTAAATCTGTGGATGGTTTATCTAATGTTGAAACCACTTCTTATGACGGTGGATTATTTATGAGTTTGTATTTTCCGATGGATACAGACATGAAACAAGCGGAAGATCAAGTGAATAAAGCATTGGCAAATGCAGATCTTCCACCAACCATAACAAGCACTCCTTCGGTAACACGGTTAACAACTAGCTCATTCCCAATTTTGACTTACAGTGTGACAAGTTCAAAATTAGATGAAACAACACTTCGCTCGACCGCTACGCAGGAAATTGTTAAACAATTAAAATCTGTTCCTGGTGTATCGGATGTATCCGTAATTGGGGGAGCAAAAGATGGATATGTATTAACTATCCGCATGAAAGACCTAGTGAAAAACGGATTAACATTAGATGATGTAAATAAACAATTTTCAATGTCCATCCCAAGCATGCCTCAGGGGAATATTGTAAACAACCAATTATCAATACCAGTATCTTTTGATGGGTTACCATTAACTGAGCAGCAAATGGAAAACGCAACAATTAAGAATAAGGATGGAAAAGCGATTCCTGTATCAGCTTTTGGTACCATAACGCATTCCTTAAATGACGTTAAAACAGTCTCCAGAACAAATGGAGCACCAAGTGTTACTTTAAATGTCATCAAATCACCATCAGCTAATATTACAGATGTTGCCGATCAAGTAAAGGAACGTGTTTCACACCTTCACTTGGAGACGGTAAATCCAAAAGATGTTTCGTTCCAAGTTTTACTTGACCGAGAAAAAGAATTAAACAGCTCACTCCTCGGATTAGTTCGAGAAGGATTACTTGGCTGCTTATTTTCTATGATATGTGTGTTCTTCTTTTTCCGAAATGTAAGATCAACATTATTAATTGCTATATCATTGCCAATTTCATTGTTAGCTACAACAGCTATCTTAAAGTCAATGGGTATCACGTTAAACATTTTAACAGTTTCTGGTTTGATTGTAGCTATGGGACGTATTGTCGATGATTCCATTGTTATCTTAGACAACATGTATCGAAAACGAGAAGAATCGAAGGATAAATCTCTGCTATCTATTCTTGCATCATCCGTTATTGAAATGATTCCTGCGATATTAGGCTCTACGTTAACAACAATAGCTGTTTATATTCCAATCGCCTTTGTTGGTGGCGTAATCAGTGCTACGTACAGTGGATTTGCGTGGTCCGTTGTAATTGCACTCATTATATCTTTCTTTGTAGCTATGCTTGTCATCCCTGCTCTTGCTTTTATGGGATGGAAAGGTGGAATTTCTACAAAACATACGGTCAAACTAGATTCGACAATGAAACCAGTATTGCAATCTGCATTTAAACATAAAAAAGCGATGATTATTGTTTCGATCTTAGTCTTTCTAGGTGCTGGAATCTATTCTGCCTTTCTTCCAGTAAGTTTATTACCTAGTGGAAAAATTGGACAAATTGCCATTAAAGCAGAGTTGCCTAAAGGCAGCACATTAGTTCAAGTAGATTCTGAAGTCCAAAAAATCGAAAAAGCATTAAAAGAAAATCCAAAAGTAGATGCGTATTCAGCCAATTTTGGTTCGACGATGACACCACAAAGTGATGATGTTTTTGACCAAGGTGGAGGTTTTATCACCTATCCAAATGTTGCGAACCTTTCTGTTGTGCTAAAGAACGACAAGGATGCTGATTCTGTCATTAATCAATTACAAAAACAGCTTCCGACATTATCTAAAAATGTAATTTATACCGTAACAAGCCAGAACATTTCTGGTGATGATTCACAAATGCGGATTCTATTTACAGGTTCAGACCAAGCAACTTTGGATCAAGTAGCTCAACAAGCTAGAACAAATTTATCAAAAATTGCGAACCTAAGTGTAGATGGAAAAGTGGATTTAACGAACGGTTCACCAAAGTACAAAGTTTCTTTTGACCAAAAAGCAATTCAAGAAAAAGGTGTACAAGTTGCTGATATTCAATCGGTCATTAATCGTTACATGTCCCAATCTAAAGATGCAACCATTACGGTTGATCATAAAGCACTTCCTGTAGATCAATTTTTAGATCAAATTGCAACAGGAACAAATTCTACGATTACGTTAAATGCTACTGCTGATGATGTTTTTTCATCTCTAGCTGCTGAAACGTTTAGTGGAAATAATGGTGAAATAGTTCGTTTTGATCAAATAGCTAAGATTGCAAAAGATCAATCTCCTTCAACTATTAGCGAAAGAGATGGTCAACCATACTCCCTTGTCACAGCACAGATTACATCAAACGATATTAGTAAAGTTTCAAATCAGGTGAATCAAGCCCTAAGTAACACGAAACTTCCAAAAGGTGTAACGTATTCATTGGGAGGAATCTCAGAACAAGTTAAACAAATGATTTTCGAAATGTCCATTGCCGTTGCATTTTCTATACTTTTAGTATTACTCATTACTTCTTCTATCTTCAAAGGATGGAGAGCACCATTATCAGTACTTTTAAGCATTCCACTGGCTTTAAGTGGTGTTGTTATAGCATTAATTCTATTCCATGGTGAGTGGAATTTAGCAGCATTAATTGGTGTTCTGATGCTAACTGGTATTGTAGTAACAAACGGTATTGTGTTAATTGACAAAATTGAAAGAAATCGAAAAGAAGGAATGCCAATTAAAGAGGCAGTTTTAAGTGGTAGTCTTTCAAGGATTAGACCGATTTTAATGACAGCAGCAGCAACA